In Musa acuminata AAA Group cultivar baxijiao chromosome BXJ3-11, Cavendish_Baxijiao_AAA, whole genome shotgun sequence, one DNA window encodes the following:
- the LOC135652073 gene encoding uncharacterized protein LOC135652073 isoform X2 gives MAEGHRLWGHLPLLVQSSSKESVEYILQALWRTRKTGLDAADRAIIRDMLHLPSDSDLDPLLVCLRMLIRRCVYENISKDEIQKLFPPEVLPELQRLLTLLLQKFQREWREDVLKDQVSLPRLKAMTCNVVNQNQDSVEHVAVMNLKLQGDTQSSSGETQVKFQLARDTLETMLKSMYFIRDQMSSGDATSNGPGQEQGAAETALT, from the exons ATGGCGGAGGGGCACAGGCTGTGGGGGCACCTGCCGCTGCTGGTCCAGTCGAGCTCTAAGGAGTCGGTGGAGTACATACTGCAGGCGCTGTGGCGGACCCGGAAGACCGGTCTCGACGCCGCCGACCGCGCCATCATCCGCGACATGCTCCATCTGCCCTCCGACTCCGACCTGGACCCT CTTTTGGTATGTCTTCGTATGTTAATTCGAAGGTGTGTCTATGAAAACATATCAAAGGATGAGATACAAAAGTTGTTTCCACCAGAAGTCCTACCTGAATTACAAAGATTACTCACCCTGCTCCTGCAGAAGTTTCAACGAGAATGGCGTGAAGATGTACTCAAAGATCAG gtTTCTTTGCCTCGCCTGAAGGCAATGACATGTAATGTGGTAAATCAAAATCAAGATTCTGTGGAGCATGTTGCTGTTATGAATCTGAAG CTCCAAGGTGATACACAGTCTTCATCAGGTGAAACACAGGTTAAATTCCAATTGGCAAGAGATACCCTCGAGACGATGTTGAAGTCTATGTActtcataagagatcaaatgtccAGTGGG GATGCTACCTCTAATGGACCTGGGCAAGAACAGGGAGCAGCCGAAACAGCCTTAACATAA
- the LOC135652395 gene encoding uncharacterized protein LOC135652395 has protein sequence MECNKDEALRAKEIAEKKFLERDLNGAKKFALKAQNLFPALEGICQMIATLDVYLASEEIAVGEKDWYAILSLSVSANEDTVKKQYRKLALQLHPDKNRSVGAEGAFKLISEAWSVLSDKSRRMLYDRKRSAKGFSQKTSQPNKNNNVPSNANGFYNFVNTAASKAQTVKKSTYVTPATVHPSSEPPVPETFWTCCNRCKMQYEYLRWYLNHTLLCPNCYEPYLAKETQSPANGCNSSVPCSASQQRHLNSDHNTTSKNAHGLGRSNSTFPGMETSRFQNGANLGSCKNFQWGPFSRTAGVASVIASSAATAQAANLDHQTYDKVRREHEETKAAARRDDTIHRKNSAPKRNANACGILNAGPNVSLPTKRGRGIGDNSTEQLGASETNRMSGVLGDFKFRMGVRHDNLGREFSHMDIRTMLIEMSKLAIDKKIAEWKSAATVKIDAKENAKKKQKLGETDKEEVNDVVHGDATNQDRSVESVTNTKQFTIEKNSSDVQSADSDNENNEPVSIDVPDPDFHDFDHDRSERSFGSDQIWATYDDEDGMPRYYALVQQVISLKPFKVRMSFLTSRSNSEFGPLNWVASGFAKTCGDFRIGRYEVNDTVNIFSHKVKWEKGPRGVIKIIPRKGETWALYRNWSPKWNEHTPDDIIYKYDMVEVLEDYSEEEGVSVIALAKVSGFRTVFRRHMDPKESKRIPKEEMFRFSHQVPSYLLTGEEVENAPKGFFELDPAATPLELLQKICESKKEVALEAVEQAVN, from the coding sequence ATGGAATGCAACAAGGATGAGGCCCTCAGGGCAAAAGAGATTGCTGAAAAGAAGTTCCTGGAAAGGGATTTAAATGGTGCCAAGAAGTTTGCCTTGAAGGCTCAAAATCTCTTTCCGGCACTGGAGGGCATTTGCCAGATGATAGCAACTCTAGATGTTTATCTTGCCTCAGAAGAAATAGCTGTCGGTGAGAAGGATTGGTATGCAATTCTCAGTCTCAGTGTTTCGGCAAATGAAGATACAGTGAAGAAACAGTATAGGAAGTTGGCTCTCCAGCTTCATCCTGACAAGAACAGATCTGTTGGTGCTGAAGGTGCTTTTAAGCTCATTTCAGAGGCATGGAGTGTCTTATCTGACAAGTCTAGGAGAATGCTGTACGACCGAAAGAGAAGTGCTAAAGGGTTTTCACAGAAGACTTCCCAACCAAACAAAAATAACAATGTTCCTAGTAATGCAAATGGGTTTTATAACTTTGTCAACACTGCTGCATCAAAGGCACAGACTGTGAAGAAAAGCACTTATGTGACTCCAGCAACTGTGCATCCTTCATCTGAGCCTCCGGTGCCAGAAACATTTTGGACATGTTGTAATAGGTGCAAGATGCAGTATGAGTATCTGAGGTGGTATCTTAATCATACTCTTCTTTGTCCAAACTGCTATGAGCCCTATCTAGCTAAAGAAACACAGAGTCCTGCCAATGGTTGTAATTCCTCGGTCCCTTGTTCTGCTTCTCAGCAGCGTCACTTAAACTCTGACCATAACACAACTAGCAAAAATGCTCATGGTCTGGGGAGAAGTAATTCAACTTTTCCAGGCATGGAAACTTCAAGATTCCAGAATGGAGCAAATCTGGGTTCATGCAAAAACTTCCAGTGGGGCCCTTTTTCTAGAACTGCAGGAGTTGCAAGTGTGATTGCCTCATCAGCTGCCACTGCACAGGCTGCAAATCTCGACCATCAGACTTATGACAAAGTGAGAAGAGAGCATGAAGAGACAAAAGCAGCAGCTAGGAGGGATGATACTATTCACAGGAAGAATAGTGCCCCAAAGAGGAATGCTAATGCATGTGGGATCCTTAATGCAGGACCAAATGTTAGTTTACCCACAAAAAGAGGACGAGGCATTGGTGATAACTCAACAGAACAGCTTGGTGCATCTGAAACAAATAGGATGAGTggagttcttggagactttaagttCAGAATGGGTGTGAGACATGACAACTTAGGTAGAGAATTTTCTCATATGGATATTCGAACTATGTTGATTGAAATGAGTAAGTTAGCAATCGATAAGAAGATAGCAGAGTGGAAATCTGCTGCCACTGTGAAAATTGATGCAAAAGAAAAtgctaaaaagaaacaaaaactggGTGAAACTGACAAAGAAGAGGTAAATGATGTGGTTCATGGGGATGCCACTAATCAAGACAGATCAGTTGAGTCTGTGACCAACACCAAACAGTTTACCATTGAGAAGAATTCATCAGATGTCCAATCTGCTGATTCAGATAATGAGAACAATGAACCTGTGTCGATTGATGTTCCTGATCCAGATtttcatgattttgatcatgACCGTTCTGAGCGATCTTTTGGAAGTGATCAAATATGGGCCACTTATGATGACGAGGATGGTATGCCTCGTTATTATGCGCTGGTTCAGCAAGTTATTTCTTTGAAACCTTTCAAGGTGCGCATGAGCTTTCTCACTTCAAGGTCCAATAGTGAGTTTGGGCCTCTGAATTGGGTTGCATCTGGTTTTGCAAAAACCTGTGGTGATTTCAGGATTGGACGATATGAGGTGAATGATACAGTTAATATCTTTTCACATAAAGTCAAGTGGGAAAAGGGTCCCCGTGGTGTCATCAAAATTATTCCAAGAAAAGGTGAAACTTGGGCTCTCTACAGAAATTGGTCTCCAAAATGGAATGAACATACTCCTGATGATATCATCTATAAGTATGACATGGTAGAAGTCCTTGAAGACTATAGTGAAGAAGAGGGTGTATCTGTAATCGCTTTAGCAAAAGTATCTGGATTTAGAACAGTATTTCGTCGTCACATGGATCCAAAGGAATCAAAGAGAATCCCAAAAGAAGAAATGTTTCGGTTTTCACATCAAGTGCCTTCTTATTTACTGACTGGTGAAGAGGTTGAGAATGCTCCGAAGGGTTTCTTTGAGCTGGACCCTGCAGCAACTCCTTTGGAGCTTCTTCAAAAAATCTGTGAAAGCAAAAAGGAAGTGGCATTGGAGGCTGTTGAACAGGCAGTCAACTAG
- the LOC135652073 gene encoding uncharacterized protein LOC135652073 isoform X1 — MAEGHRLWGHLPLLVQSSSKESVEYILQALWRTRKTGLDAADRAIIRDMLHLPSDSDLDPLLVCLRMLIRRCVYENISKDEIQKLFPPEVLPELQRLLTLLLQKFQREWREDVLKDQVSLPRLKAMTCNVVNQNQDSVEHVAVMNLKINYANTFGVDILQLQGDTQSSSGETQVKFQLARDTLETMLKSMYFIRDQMSSGDATSNGPGQEQGAAETALT, encoded by the exons ATGGCGGAGGGGCACAGGCTGTGGGGGCACCTGCCGCTGCTGGTCCAGTCGAGCTCTAAGGAGTCGGTGGAGTACATACTGCAGGCGCTGTGGCGGACCCGGAAGACCGGTCTCGACGCCGCCGACCGCGCCATCATCCGCGACATGCTCCATCTGCCCTCCGACTCCGACCTGGACCCT CTTTTGGTATGTCTTCGTATGTTAATTCGAAGGTGTGTCTATGAAAACATATCAAAGGATGAGATACAAAAGTTGTTTCCACCAGAAGTCCTACCTGAATTACAAAGATTACTCACCCTGCTCCTGCAGAAGTTTCAACGAGAATGGCGTGAAGATGTACTCAAAGATCAG gtTTCTTTGCCTCGCCTGAAGGCAATGACATGTAATGTGGTAAATCAAAATCAAGATTCTGTGGAGCATGTTGCTGTTATGAATCTGAAG ATAAATTATGCTAATACTTTCGGAGTGGATATCTTGCAGCTCCAAGGTGATACACAGTCTTCATCAGGTGAAACACAGGTTAAATTCCAATTGGCAAGAGATACCCTCGAGACGATGTTGAAGTCTATGTActtcataagagatcaaatgtccAGTGGG GATGCTACCTCTAATGGACCTGGGCAAGAACAGGGAGCAGCCGAAACAGCCTTAACATAA
- the LOC103970951 gene encoding kinetochore protein NUF2 homolog, giving the protein MSSFSFPERPAAEIIGALAQVGIAALKPEDLANPSADLVCTLYSNFLAFADPLGEESDIQIAFSALELLDNPDHHVDAIRTFNLYRKIKGMLASIRFGSFNLRDLIKPDTKRTLQILSTIVNFIYYREEKLNMLQPIVDQFPAYEERRADLEAKIAEVNKLILDHEVARQMEEPAVQQLDAEVKDLRQTIQNYNKQQMSLKTMAKALKEKTDAINDKISQADFELVKNAQENSKLSSKIVQSPDKLQRALEEKKSYRTEVKNSERSAMQSVQEKTSTLEVYSKVHDKLTKHLSRMQAIQEQVNSAKTLEKDVKALKVKLSDEGVSIMAVEAKLVEKQGKAKQAEELIKAAETERDARHADETQKLNTVKAEMEWKLQCLEPRERKAEAMVTKGASLRSESDLLRETGNARRQQLHAKFEEILQEFHNYSKMNSILQRFEVAAKKEDLGPASTE; this is encoded by the exons ATGTCGAGCTTCTCGTTCCCGGAGCGCCCGGCGGCGGAGATCATCGGCGCTCTCGCCCAGGTGGGCATCGCCGCCTTGAAGCCGGAGGACCTCGCCAATCCCTCCGCCGACCTCGTGTGCACCCTCTACTCCAACTTCCTCGCCTTCGCCGACCCCCTCGG CGAAGAATCGGATATACAGATCGCTTTCAGTGCTCTCGAGCTTCTGGATAACCCCGACCACCATGTGGATGCCATCCGGACCTTCAATCTGTACCGCAAGATCAAGGGCATGCTCGCCTCCATCCGGTTCGGCAGCTTTAATCTTCGCGATCTCATCAAGCCTGATACCAAGCGCACCCTTCAGATCCTTAGCACCATCGTCAACTTCATATATTACAG GGAGGAGAAGCTGAACATGCTGCAGCCTATTGTCGATCAATTCCCGGCATATGAGGAACGAAGGGCAGATCTCGAAGCAAAGATCGCTGAg GTTAACAAGCTGATTTTGGACCATGAAGTTGCACGACAGATGGAAGAGCCGGCAGTTCAGCAGTTGGATGCAGAGGTCAAGGATCTGCGACAGACTATTCAGAATTATAACAAGCAGCAGATGTCATTGAAGACGATGGCCAAAGCACTCAAGGAGAAGACTGATGCTATTAATGACAAG ATCTCTCAAGCTGATTTTGAGTTAGTGAAGAATGCCCAAGAAAACTCCAAGTTGTCATCTAAAATTGTTCAGTCCCCTGACAAGCTACAG AGGGCACTTGAAGAGAAAAAGTCGTATCGAACTGAGGTGAAGAACTCTGAAAGGTCAGCCATGCAGAGCGTTCAAGAGAAAACTTCCACTTTGGAGGTGTACTCAAAG GTACATGATAAATTGACCAAGCACCTATCTCGAATGCAGGCTATACAAGAACAA GTAAATTCTGCTAAAACTCTTGAGAAGGATGTCAAAGCTTTGAAAGTTAAGTTGAGTGACGAAGGGGTTTCTATCATGGCTGTCGAAGCAAAATTGGTTGAGAAGCAAGGGAAAG CTAAACAAGCTGAGGAGCTGATCAAAGCTGCGGAAACAGAGAGGGATGCCAGACATGCAGATGAAACTCAGAAGCTTAATACTGTGAAGGCAGAGATGGAATGGAAGCTGCAATGCCTGGAGCCCAGGGAAAGGAAAGCTGAAGCTATGGTTACAAAG GGTGCTAGCTTGCGCTCAGAATCTGACTTGCTAAGAGAAACTGGAAATGCAAGACGACAACAACTTCATGCCAAATTTGAAGAAATTTTACAGGAG TTTCACAACTATTCTAAGATGAATTCCATCCTACAAAGGTTTGAGGTGGCAGCGAAGAAGGAAGACTTGGGGCCTGCAAGCACTGAATGA
- the LOC135652609 gene encoding RPM1-interacting protein 4-like: MAHHAQLPEALSANLEAPNPKDEPHASREDDLRQPIESHLPHIAIAHKPTTESPLHRHGYQPNSSEHRRAGRTSGESDNSMERSPLHRHYHVKAATRGGVSSKGSSVSSHALASNVAGRSRPRTGGRGDETPDKGSSVPKFGEWDESNPSSADGFTGIFNKVREEKKSGSAKPTMITNDTIYVNDQDGSGGSLSCCFGWCKK, from the exons ATGGCG CATCATGCCCAACTTCCTGAAGCATTAAGTGCAAACTTGGAGGCTCCAAATCCCAAGGATGAGCCACATGCAAGCAGAGAAGATGATCTCCGCCAACCGATAGAATCACATTTACCTCATATCGCTATTGCACATAAGCCGACCACAGAATCCCCTCTTCATAGGCATGGGTATCAACCAAATTCCAGTGAACATAGAAGGGCTGGTAGAACAAGTGGTGAATCTGACAATAGCATGGAGCGCTCTCCACTTCACCGCCATTATCATGTGAAAGCTGCAACTAGAGGTGGTGTATCTTCCAAGGGTTCATCAGTGAGTAGCCATGCACTTGCTTCAAATGTTGCAGGTAGATCGAGACCGAGGACCGGTGGTCGAGGTGATGAAACT CCTGATAAAGGGTCATCTGTGCCAAAGTTTGGTGAGTGGGATGAAAGTAATCCTTCATCAGCTGATGGTTTCACTGGCATATTTAACAAAGTGAGGGAGGAAAAAAAGAGTGGATCAGCAAAACCTACCATGATAACTAATGATACAATCTATGTCAATGACCAAGATGGTAGTGGTGGGTCCTTG AGCTGTTGCTTTGGCTGGTGCAAAAAATAA